TGAGCACGATCACATCGAACTTCTGTCCCTTTAGTCCACTAAAATCATCCGCATAGCTCTTACGCAGTGTGACATTGGATAAATCCTCTCTTTGGTTGATCAGATTCGCAGTAATATAATCCAAAGCCATCGAAGAAAAATCCGTACCCCAATACTGTTCACAATGAGGCGCAATTCGAGATAGCAACAGCCCTGTACCGCACCCGATCTCGAGTACCTTTTTCGGTTGCAAGGCAAGGATACGATCCACCGTCGAATGGACCCATTCACGCATTTCTTCCGCTAAAAGGGGTTGACCCGTATAACTGCTGTTCCAGCTGGTAATGTTGAAATCGGCTTCATATTTATTTTCATCATCATAGGCTTTATCAAAGACATCCTGCCATTCAGATACCTGTTCCGCAGGAAGTGCTTCTTCTGTTGCCACTTTCAATTTTTCCTTGGACTGAGAATCTGGCACGATATAAGATACCAACTGCTTATGCCCTGGTCGCTGCTCGGATTCATGAACGATCACTGCCGCTTTTTGTACATGTGGATGTTCATCTAGTACAGCTTCAATCTCACCCAGCTCGATACGGAACCCTCTTAGTTTGACCATAAAATCAATGCGCCCCAGATACTCGATCGTTCCATCCGGCATGTAACGGGCCAAGTCACCTGTTTTATAAAGGCGCGCTCCCTCTATTTTGCTGAACGGATCAGGGATGAATTTCTCTTCTGTCAGCTCAGGGCGGTTATAGTATCCGCGAGCCAGTTGCACGCCACCAATGTGCAGCTCACCGGCAACACCGACGGGAACAGGATTCAGGTGCTCGTCTAACAGATAGATTTGGGTGTTTGCCACAGGGCGTCCAATCGGCACTGATCTAAGCTTGCTTCCTTTTTGACACGCCCAGTACGTGACATCAATCGCCGCTTCTGTAGGACCATACAGGTTGTGCAACTCCGCATCGAGACATTCGAAAAAGCGCTCCTGCGTTGAATAAGATAAGGCTTCCCCACTGCAAATGACTCGTCGTAGCGTATCGCAGCCGCTAATTTCCGACTCCTCAAGGAACACTTGCAGCATCGAAGGGACAAAGTGCATGGTGGTAATTTTCTCTTTTTTGATCAGTCGTGCCAGGTAGGTCGTATCTTTGTGACCTTCTGGACGAGCTACTACCATGCAGGCGCCCGTCATTAATGGCCAGAAAAATTCCCATACCGACACATCAAAGCTGAAAGGCGTCTTTTGCATGACCCGGTCGGTTTCATTTAGCTGATATTGTTCCTGCATCCACAAAAGTCGGTTGACGATACCGCGATGAGTGTTCATCGCACCTTTTGGCTTGCCTGTAGAGCCTGAGGTGTAAATCATGTACGCCAAATTGTCGCTGTTGACTTCGATTTCGGGCGCCACATGGTTCTCCAGGTTGATTGTCTCCCAATCTGAATCGAGGCAAATGAGTTGTCCACCGTATTCAGGCAGCGTGTTCTTCAGCCCTTCCGCGGTCAAGAGGAAGGAAGGATTCGCATCCGTGATCATAAAAGCCACCCGATCTTGCGGATAGCTCGGATCTAGGGGAACGTAGGCACCGCCTGCTTTGAGGATACCTAACAGCCCAATAACCATTTCAAAGGAGCGCTCCATATAAATGCCCACAAGCGTTTCCGCTCGTACACCCTGTTTCTGGAGATAGTTCGCCAGTTGATTCGCCCGTTGATCCAATTCACGGTAAGTGAGTTGCTCCTCTTCAAAAATAACGGCTGGCGCATCTGGAGTTTTGACAGCCTGCGCTTCGATTATTTCATGAAGACACATATGTTGCTCTGGGTAGTACGTCTTCGTATCGTTCCATTCAACCAACAACTTTTGCTCTTCAGCCGCGGTCAAAATCGGCAGATCAGCAATCGGCTGGTTCGGATTCGCGACAATACCTGCCAGTACGATTGTAAAGCTCTCCAGTAGACGACTAATTGTCGATTCATTAAAAATATCGGAATTGAACTCAACGTCGAGGTCAAGGATATCTCCTTTTTCTACAACTTGAATCCAGAGATCAAACTTGGAAGTGTTGTTACGGAACTCTTCAAATTTGACCAAGGAAAAGCCTAATGCAGACATGTCCGATTTTTTCGGCATAGGAAAGTTCTGCAACACAAAGCAGACTTCAAATAGTGGATTTTGACTCATATTACGCTCAGGCTGTAATTCATCCACCAATCGTTCAAACGGTACATCTTGATGTCTGTATGCGCTGTTCGCCGTATCTCTCACACGTGACAGCAGTTCTCTAAAGCTTTGATTGCCGGAAACATCCGTTTTGAGAACCAACGTATTTACAAAAAAGCCGACCAAATTCTCTATTTCCACTCGGTTACGGTTCGCTACGGGCACTCCCACCCGGATATCATTTTGCCCGCTGTAACGGTGCAACAATATCTTTAACGCGGTGATCATGACCATATACAGCGTGGCATTTTCTTGCTCGCTCAGCGCTTTTATGGCATGGGAAAGGGAAGAGGGAATCTGTAGTTTTAGGCTTCCTCCTTGAAACGTTTGGATGGGAGGTCGTGTACGGTCTACTGGCAGCTCTAACGCGCTGCTTTCTTTTCCAAGGGTTTCTCTCCAGTAAGAAAGCTGTTTCTCCAGCACTTCTCCTTGAAGCCACTCCCGTTGCCAGATGGAAAAATCCGCATACTGGATCGGAAGCTCAGGCAATGGGGAAGGCTTGCCCGCGAGATATGCCTGATAAAGCAAAACCATCTCTCTGAAGAAAACCCCGACTGACCATCCGTCTATGATGATATGGTGAACGTTCAAAAGTAAGATATTCAAATCCTCGCCGAGTTTGAATAAAGTAACACGCAGCAAGGGTCCTTTGGTTAGATCGAAAACATACATGCTTTCCTCTTTCGCGAGTCGGCGAAACTCATCTTCTCTCTCCGCCTCGGGATATCCAGTAAGATCGACAAGGGGAAAAGGAATTTGCAAGGCAGGAGCAATGAGCTGATACGGCTCTCCGTTTGCGACTTGAAAGGTGGTTCGCAGTGCTTCATGGCGCTTCACAATCTCATTAACGCACCGCTCCATGATGTCTGTGTGAAGCTCACCCGACAGATGGAAGGCCGCAACCACATTATAGGCAGGACTGTTTGGTACCAACTGGTCTAAAAACCATAGTCTCTGCTGGGCAAAAGAGAGGGGCACGAAGCCCTCTCTTGAACGGCGCGGAATTCCCGTCTTTTTCGTCTCCAGTTTTGAGCCTTTCAGCTTTTCCAGCAAGGCCAGTTTCTTCTCGGAAAGCTTTGACCTGCTCTCGGCAAGTATCTCATCTCTTGATTTAGCTGATTCCTTATCATTAATCATCGGATTGCTCCTTCCTACCTGTTGATTCTGCTGCCGTACTTACGAGATGAATTCATCAGCTTAATAGCTCCAAAATTGCCTCTTCTGGAAGTTCATCAATAACAGCAATCAGTTCCTCTTCAATTAGCTCCGCCATTCCTGCAACAGTTGGCGCCGAAAAGAGATTGTCCAGATTCAAATCTACCGGGAAGCTATTTTTCAATCTGGAAATAATCTGAGTGGCCATGATTGAATCGCCGCCGAGGTCTTGGAAGTTTTTGTGGATGTCAACCTTTTTCACGCCAAGTACCTCTTCCCAAGCTGCAGCAATTTTTCTCACAAGTTCGTTACGTGGTGTATCGTCATCTTCAGCATGTATGACATCATGATGGATACCCGAGTTTTGGATTTCTGCCTCCCTCCCATCAGCTTCTTCCGCTTGAACACGAGTTACCTCAGTTGAGTTGGCTAAGTCTGCTGCTCTGTGTTCGTGTTTTTCTGCTGTCAGTTCGGAGGTGGCAGCAGCTTCTTGATGGGTTCGATTTCCTACGACAACTTTGGGTAAACGATAGCGTTCCTTGGTAAAAGGATAGCTCGGAAGACCTGATAGACGGCTCACCATTCCTTTTGGATAGAGCGCTTCCCACTCTATTTCATTACCATGAACCCATAGCTCCGCCAGCTTTTTGATTTTCTTGTTCAGAGCAAGATTGCGGATAAAATCCCTTCCCTCTTCTGTATCGCCGATCTTGATTCCACCCGTTTTGTTTATTTCTCCGATAAACAGATCAGCCGTTTTTGTCCCATTCCCTTGTATGAATTGCTCCAGCAGCGCAATGAGCTGATCTTTGCTGTGAACTACGATTGCTACTCGATGTGCCATGGATTCCCTTGCAGTCTGATAGGTATAAAGGAAATCCGCCAGTTTCACCTCAGGATGCTTCTCTACAAATACCTTTGTTTTCTTGGCATAGGCCACTAATTGCTCACGTGATTCAGCTGACAGCACGAAGACTCCCGTCGCTATCTCTTGACCTTCAACAGGAGCAACGGATCTTACCTTTGATCGATCAAACTCTTCAATTACCAGATGAGCATTGGTGCCGCTGAAGCCAAAAGAGCTGACCGCAGCCAATCGAGAGCCTTTGGAATTGGTCTGCCAGTCTTGCAGCTTGGTATTCACATAAACAGGGCTGTTTTCAAAATCAATGTGTTCATTCTCTTTGACAAAATGGATGGAAGGGGCCATCTTCCTGTTTTTCATGCTGAGTAAAACCTTGATGACACTCAACACCCCAGCCGCCGCTGTGGTATGACCGATATTGGCTTTCAAAGAACCAATTGCGCAGAATCGTTTCTTTGGCGTGAAGTGGCGGAATGATTCACTCAGTGCATGAATCTCTACAGGGTCCCCTAATTTTGTCGCCGTTCCGTGTGCCTCGATATATTGAATGTCTTCCACATCAATCTGTTTTTTCGCGTAAATGGATTTTTGCAGGTCGCTTTGTGCTTGGAAGCTAGGTACGGTAATGCCCAATGTCCGTCCATCCTGATTGGTTCCACTGCCACGGATGACACCATAGATGCTGTCGTTATCCCGTAATGCATCTTGCAATCTTTTTAAGATCACGACGCCAACGCCATCCCCAACGACAATCCCATTCGCACCATTGTCAAACGGGCGGCACTCCCCTGTAGGAGAAAGCATTCTTGCGTTACTCATCGAGATAAACGGAGCAGGGTGGGAGTAAATCGTAATTCCCCCTGCGATAGCCAGATTGACTTCTTCCGTCTTTAGCTTTTGGCAAGCAATATCGATCGCAACCAATGAGGATGAGCAAGCAGTATTCACAGCCAATGCTGGTCCTTTCAGGTCAAGGAAATAGGCGATGCGCGAAGCAAGTATACTCGTATCCGATCCGAGCATGCCAAAATGAGAGAAATCTTGTTCTACTGTCATTCCCGCCATCGCGCCAATGATAGTTCCAACGGGTTGTCCTCTCAGCATGGACGGGGTGTAACCTGCGTCCTCTAACGCTTTATAGCTTTCTTGCAAAAGGATGCGCTGCGTGACATCCATCGATTGGGCTTCGGTAGGAGAAATTTTGAAAAACGCCGGATCAAAATATTCAATATCCTCCATCGCCCCGTATTTAATCGGAATATCAACGAGCCCATTTTCTTTGAAAAAGGCGCGCCAGTCTGGGTTGGTCACTTCTTTGATGCAATCTTTGCCGTGACTGACGAGCTCCCAGAATTCATCCTGCCCCTGAGCACCTGCTGTGCGGCAGGAAATCCCAATGATCGCAATATCATTGGAAGCTGCTTTAGCCGGCTCGAAGGCAATATTTCGGGTTGGGACTCTCTTTGTATATACAGGCTTCTCTTCAAAATGTCTGATTGTCTGCGCTGATTGGTGCTCTGGTAAATGCGTCGCGATGTAGCTCGCCAATGCTTCCAGGGTATTATGTTCAAACACAACACTGGTCGGTAGTTTCAGATGAAACTGGCTATTGATAGCTTCGGATAATTGAACGGCATTGAGAGAGCCGATCCCCAAATCCTTTAGAGTTTCCACTTCTTCCAGCTCTTCTTGTCTCAAGCCTAAAACGGCAGAAAAAGCCTCAATCAGGCCCGTCTTGATTTTTGTCCGATCTGGAATAGACTGATCTGCCGACAAATTATGTTTTGATTCAGAATAATCAGATGAATCTGATTGATTTTGAGCATCCGACGCGAATGGTTTACTTGAACGGAGCTGGCTAGGCTCGCCTTGCTGTAAATGACTAGCAATATAGCCTGCCAATGAATCTAATGTATCGTGTTCAAACACAACGCTGGTCGGTAATTTCAGATTAAATTTGCTATTAATCATTTCGGATAAGGCAACGGCGTTAAGAGAGCCAATTCCCATATCCTTCAAGGTTACTACTTCATCCAATTCTTCAGATTGAAGTCCTAAAACGGTGGCAAAAGCCTCCACCAAGGATTCTTTGATGGTTTCTCTATTCCAAGGAAAGCTGTGATCATACTGATTCGGATTCGGGAGAGTTCTCGTTTGCTGTTTCGGATAAGGAATATAACCGCTGTTTACCATTTCCGCTAATGCTTCTGGATACGGTCTTTTCTTCGATATTTTGCTGGCATTCCATTCACAACGCTTCGGGTACGCAAGATGCGGAGCCTTTTTCAGCTTAAACAAACAATAGCTGATCCACCCTCGTTCGAGAGAGATGGATTGATTTACTGTGTTGATATACAAATCTTGAACGGCTTTAGGCAGATGCTTGATGTACTGTTCCACGTCAGGATCATGCAAGGCGTTAGCAATCTGCGGTGATACGTCGATGATTTCATCGATCACTAACTGATGCTCCGCCAAAAGCTCAATCCATTCCTGCACGGTGGGAATGCTGACTTCTACGTTCTGGTCTACGATCGGTCCTCGCGTATTGGCTATGTAATCGATCAACAGAACGGTTCCCTCTTCGTTGAGTGCAGAAGAGATATTGTGAAATAGTCCCTGTTTATTTCGAATATGGAAGCTCACTTCAATCCCGACGATAATATCGTAAAGGTCGGGAAAGGCATCCTTGGAGCTGTCTTTGTTGAAAATTTTCGCACGAGCCCCCAGATTCTTCTGCGCGATTCGTTGATTGCCAAGCTCTGCTTGCGCCTTGGTAATCGTAAATCCGTGGGTTTCGATATGTGGATAAAGCTCTGCTATTTGAATCACATCTGTCCCGTGACCGCATCCGAAGTCCAATACTTTTTTCACACGAGAGAAATTTTCTTTGCAAAAAAGTACCTGGCGCATCTCTACTTGCTTCTCTCTCACCATTTCTCTTTCCAACGGGTATTTTTCCGGGTTCAAAATGACACGGCTCATTGAAAAGCCTGGAATCTTCCTTTCAAATGGACATACGGTCAGGTAATCCTCCGAAAACTCCGCTTCGCTGCTGTTGGCGCTATATGTGTAAATTTCAACGGCTTTGTTTTCGAATTCTGGATGAGCGGATGTCATGCTCGTCTCCCTCCTAGTACGATTCGTTTGATTGCGTTCTATCCAGCACGTTCTCCTCTTAAATGGATAGGTTGGGAGCTTAGCTACTCGGGATAACGCCTTCCCTTCATGCAGCTTCTGCCAAGGGATGGGATTGCCTAGAACCCATAATGTTGCCAGTTCCCCTACATCTTTTGATTCGATTGCCAGCGTAACCCGGTCTGCCATCAATTCTTTGTTTTCCTTGAGATCGCCAAAAAAGCAATGTTCCGTCTCTTCTTGGTGTTCCAACCAGCGTTCCAGTTGCTTTAAAAGCACTGTTTGATTATGGGTGATAACTGCCAAACGGCAAGGCATTTCTTCTCTTCCGATTTGAAGAGTATAGGCTGTATTCGCAACATCCATATGCCTGTTCTTATGTAAATAAGCAATCCAGCGATGAATGTAAGCTTGCAATCTCTCTTTATTCTTGGCCGAAAAGACAAACAGCGCAGGTTCTGAATCGTTTACTCTCCTTGATGATGGAGTGCGGTTGTATTCCTCCACGATAAGATGGGCATTCACTCCACCGCCGCCAAAGCTGGTAATGCCTGCTCGTCGGGGGACTGTTTGCCCATCTACTGTGATCTGCTTCCATTCTGATACCTCTCGCTGCAATTGAAAGGGGAGTTGATCAAAATGAATATTCGGATTCAATTCGTCAGGAATCAGGGTTGGAACCAGCGTCTGATGCTGCAAGGACAAAATCACTTTCATTAGCTGCGACATGCCGGAAGCCGATTCACAATGCCCGATATTCGGCTTGACCGAACCGAGTCGATAGTCCCCTTCTGCTCCTTGACGGTTGTGATAAGCTTTCGTCACTGCTGTCATTTCGACGGCATCGACTATGTCTGATCCATAGGCGGAAGCTTCCAGATAACTAATGGATCGAGGGTCCAGTCCGCTTTCTTCCAACGCCTCTTCCATCACATCTGCAATAGGATTGGGGCTTGGTGTCATATAGCTATTGGCTTTGCCCTTATGGTTGACAGCGGTTCCGCGTATCACCGCATAAATATGGTCCAGGTCCCGCACAGCCTGATCGTAATCCTTGAGAACAACAGCACCTACTCCCTCGCCTGGCACAAAACCTATTCCACCTTTCCCAAAGGCAGCACTGTCAGAAGTATGCGAAATGAGCTGTCCCACAGTCAGACCGAAGTAGGTAAGCGGATGGGTGTACAGATTCACTCCACCAGCAATCGCCATGCTTCCCTTCCCGTTTCGGATGTATTCACATGCTTCATGAATCGCTACGAGAGCTGAGGAACACATCGTATCGATCGGCATACTCGGCCCCTGTAAGTTTAGGTAGTACGAAACCCGATTTACCATCGACGAATACGAGGTTGTCGGAAAGTGCTGGGTGGTTTCCGTGCTATACAAATGAAATCCTTGTTTCGTAATGCCACCAAAAACCCCTGTTCGCTTCCGCAGCTCCGCAGACATCTTCGACGAGGCATAGCCTGCATCTTCTAATGCCTTCCAACACTCTTCTAAATAAAGGCGCTCCTGGGGGTCTATATTTTCTGCTTCTCGCGGAGTCATATGAAAAAATAACGGATCGAACTGATCAAATTCCTCTAAGAAGGCACCCCATTTGCTATAGCTTTTTCCTTGGGAAATGGCATCCTCCCGATTTGGATGATAATACGCTGTCCAATCCCAACGCTTAGCTGGAATTTCTGAGATAGACTTTTTACCCTGAATTAAGTTCTCCCAAAACTCTTCCAGGTTGTTAGCTTGAGCAAAACGCCCACTCATGCCGATAATCGCTATTTTACCGGAGGACGCAGGCTTGGACGCCGTCCTTTGCGAACGAACAGCTGGCGCAAAGGATCTTGTTTTTCTAGGGTTTCGTTTCTCTCCGGTTTTCGGCAATGGGGCAAGCTCAACCTGATCTTCCGTTTGATTTGGCTCCTGCTTGTAATCATCTAATTCTGTGAGCGAAATCAGTGCTTCTCTTTGTGTCTCGAGTAAATGCTCGACTAAGTCATCTACTGTCTGATATTCAAAAAACAAAGTACCGCTGATGGTTTCGCCGAAAATTTTCCGAAATTGATTGATCAGTTGAACAGATAAAATGGAATCCATACCGTACGCCTCTAAAGGCTCAGAAGCATCCATTCGGTTACT
This genomic stretch from Brevibacillus brevis harbors:
- a CDS encoding non-ribosomal peptide synthetase, producing the protein MINDKESAKSRDEILAESRSKLSEKKLALLEKLKGSKLETKKTGIPRRSREGFVPLSFAQQRLWFLDQLVPNSPAYNVVAAFHLSGELHTDIMERCVNEIVKRHEALRTTFQVANGEPYQLIAPALQIPFPLVDLTGYPEAEREDEFRRLAKEESMYVFDLTKGPLLRVTLFKLGEDLNILLLNVHHIIIDGWSVGVFFREMVLLYQAYLAGKPSPLPELPIQYADFSIWQREWLQGEVLEKQLSYWRETLGKESSALELPVDRTRPPIQTFQGGSLKLQIPSSLSHAIKALSEQENATLYMVMITALKILLHRYSGQNDIRVGVPVANRNRVEIENLVGFFVNTLVLKTDVSGNQSFRELLSRVRDTANSAYRHQDVPFERLVDELQPERNMSQNPLFEVCFVLQNFPMPKKSDMSALGFSLVKFEEFRNNTSKFDLWIQVVEKGDILDLDVEFNSDIFNESTISRLLESFTIVLAGIVANPNQPIADLPILTAAEEQKLLVEWNDTKTYYPEQHMCLHEIIEAQAVKTPDAPAVIFEEEQLTYRELDQRANQLANYLQKQGVRAETLVGIYMERSFEMVIGLLGILKAGGAYVPLDPSYPQDRVAFMITDANPSFLLTAEGLKNTLPEYGGQLICLDSDWETINLENHVAPEIEVNSDNLAYMIYTSGSTGKPKGAMNTHRGIVNRLLWMQEQYQLNETDRVMQKTPFSFDVSVWEFFWPLMTGACMVVARPEGHKDTTYLARLIKKEKITTMHFVPSMLQVFLEESEISGCDTLRRVICSGEALSYSTQERFFECLDAELHNLYGPTEAAIDVTYWACQKGSKLRSVPIGRPVANTQIYLLDEHLNPVPVGVAGELHIGGVQLARGYYNRPELTEEKFIPDPFSKIEGARLYKTGDLARYMPDGTIEYLGRIDFMVKLRGFRIELGEIEAVLDEHPHVQKAAVIVHESEQRPGHKQLVSYIVPDSQSKEKLKVATEEALPAEQVSEWQDVFDKAYDDENKYEADFNITSWNSSYTGQPLLAEEMREWVHSTVDRILALQPKKVLEIGCGTGLLLSRIAPHCEQYWGTDFSSMALDYITANLINQREDLSNVTLRKSYADDFSGLKGQKFDVIVLNSVVQYFPDANYLLDVLKKAIHAMNDKGAIFVGDVRNLSLLQTFLTEVEMEKSPATLTTDQLKRRVQKRMRQEQELVIDPAFFYALQDQLHQISHVEIKLKRGSHHNELTRYRYDVILHLGKKVQTIEDFAWLDWHEEGFRNIDGLRQIMTKYKPQILGLTKIPNSRLDRANRYQSLLADPDALKTVEELRTDQNHPSTGIDPEELWRLGAELRYRVDIAWMGDCGDGSYEAVLRPEHLLEKRQRNTVVTAWHRPARNYQPIETYANDPLTDRVARQFIPELRSYLRDKLPDYMVPSIFEFIKEMPVNMNGKLDRKALPAPLMEVPEMEGDFEPPTTETEKILADVWAEILGLDKVGIHNNFFGLGGDSIHTIRVVARAKQLGLEMTPQQIFQFQTIAELAEVVGGGSTQSAKRTATAVELPTLDKHQLDRIKADNPYMEDVYPLTIMQENMLYRYKHHPEPGLNVVHHAFRIEGGPFHVAAFEHAWQHLIQQFPALRTSFIWEELDEPMQIVHEKVDIHIKQEDWRDIPEENQHEKLQSYIQKLRQKGFEMGKAPHAHLALIQVGEDVYYFIYVFNLMLQDGWSYTLIVKRLFEYYQAFSQGKAIDIVPVYPYRDYVALQKQQDLTDAELFWKKNLKGMTSSTLEWAQASKKNMSAEEPPYSQERFIVSPEVSSALLSLSKKYHLTPYTLVQGAWALLLHHYSGKEDVVFGTIFSGRSIAMMEVEHSVGLFFNILPIRVSVEQNMRFLSWLQNMQSKVVETSQYEYTPLKKIYEWCDIPRDRLLFDSYLVSEQLPDFSSVFRGFNDVLGATIYDSVAQTEHPLRVEILFYEQVLVLHINYYRRFFNDKEISRMLQHLNALLEGLVANPEQKVNELVNAITHHPQH
- a CDS encoding beta-ketoacyl synthase N-terminal-like domain-containing protein gives rise to the protein MNKMDELLLKLLWGQMQSLGCFAEKNQTLSDLKRKSGLLDLYDMWLEETASVLARNDYLVYDSETSTVIDTAPISSTAVWQEWEQEKGVWLKNSDTHAQVKLVEATMRVLPQILTGKVRATEVIFPNSSMELVEKVYKNNKVSDYFNEVLADTVVAFVEERLNQDSAARIRILEIGAGTGGTSAVVFQKVKAYEKHIQEYCYTDLSKAFFMHAEKEYGPSNPYLTYQIFNVEDAVTGQGIDLGGYDIVIAANVLHATKNIRQTVRNAKAVLKKNGLLLLNEMSKNTLFLHLTFGLLEGWWLYEDPELRLSGCPGLSSATWQRVLEEEGFQSVFFPTEEAHAMGQQIIVTESDGVIRQQQIKQPPKPKTSVNAEQPKAKRVEIPFAPEGRASKDVLREKSTEYIKQLIAETLKMPSNRMDASEPLEAYGMDSILSVQLINQFRKIFGETISGTLFFEYQTVDDLVEHLLETQREALISLTELDDYKQEPNQTEDQVELAPLPKTGEKRNPRKTRSFAPAVRSQRTASKPASSGKIAIIGMSGRFAQANNLEEFWENLIQGKKSISEIPAKRWDWTAYYHPNREDAISQGKSYSKWGAFLEEFDQFDPLFFHMTPREAENIDPQERLYLEECWKALEDAGYASSKMSAELRKRTGVFGGITKQGFHLYSTETTQHFPTTSYSSMVNRVSYYLNLQGPSMPIDTMCSSALVAIHEACEYIRNGKGSMAIAGGVNLYTHPLTYFGLTVGQLISHTSDSAAFGKGGIGFVPGEGVGAVVLKDYDQAVRDLDHIYAVIRGTAVNHKGKANSYMTPSPNPIADVMEEALEESGLDPRSISYLEASAYGSDIVDAVEMTAVTKAYHNRQGAEGDYRLGSVKPNIGHCESASGMSQLMKVILSLQHQTLVPTLIPDELNPNIHFDQLPFQLQREVSEWKQITVDGQTVPRRAGITSFGGGGVNAHLIVEEYNRTPSSRRVNDSEPALFVFSAKNKERLQAYIHRWIAYLHKNRHMDVANTAYTLQIGREEMPCRLAVITHNQTVLLKQLERWLEHQEETEHCFFGDLKENKELMADRVTLAIESKDVGELATLWVLGNPIPWQKLHEGKALSRVAKLPTYPFKRRTCWIERNQTNRTRRETSMTSAHPEFENKAVEIYTYSANSSEAEFSEDYLTVCPFERKIPGFSMSRVILNPEKYPLEREMVREKQVEMRQVLFCKENFSRVKKVLDFGCGHGTDVIQIAELYPHIETHGFTITKAQAELGNQRIAQKNLGARAKIFNKDSSKDAFPDLYDIIVGIEVSFHIRNKQGLFHNISSALNEEGTVLLIDYIANTRGPIVDQNVEVSIPTVQEWIELLAEHQLVIDEIIDVSPQIANALHDPDVEQYIKHLPKAVQDLYINTVNQSISLERGWISYCLFKLKKAPHLAYPKRCEWNASKISKKRPYPEALAEMVNSGYIPYPKQQTRTLPNPNQYDHSFPWNRETIKESLVEAFATVLGLQSEELDEVVTLKDMGIGSLNAVALSEMINSKFNLKLPTSVVFEHDTLDSLAGYIASHLQQGEPSQLRSSKPFASDAQNQSDSSDYSESKHNLSADQSIPDRTKIKTGLIEAFSAVLGLRQEELEEVETLKDLGIGSLNAVQLSEAINSQFHLKLPTSVVFEHNTLEALASYIATHLPEHQSAQTIRHFEEKPVYTKRVPTRNIAFEPAKAASNDIAIIGISCRTAGAQGQDEFWELVSHGKDCIKEVTNPDWRAFFKENGLVDIPIKYGAMEDIEYFDPAFFKISPTEAQSMDVTQRILLQESYKALEDAGYTPSMLRGQPVGTIIGAMAGMTVEQDFSHFGMLGSDTSILASRIAYFLDLKGPALAVNTACSSSLVAIDIACQKLKTEEVNLAIAGGITIYSHPAPFISMSNARMLSPTGECRPFDNGANGIVVGDGVGVVILKRLQDALRDNDSIYGVIRGSGTNQDGRTLGITVPSFQAQSDLQKSIYAKKQIDVEDIQYIEAHGTATKLGDPVEIHALSESFRHFTPKKRFCAIGSLKANIGHTTAAAGVLSVIKVLLSMKNRKMAPSIHFVKENEHIDFENSPVYVNTKLQDWQTNSKGSRLAAVSSFGFSGTNAHLVIEEFDRSKVRSVAPVEGQEIATGVFVLSAESREQLVAYAKKTKVFVEKHPEVKLADFLYTYQTARESMAHRVAIVVHSKDQLIALLEQFIQGNGTKTADLFIGEINKTGGIKIGDTEEGRDFIRNLALNKKIKKLAELWVHGNEIEWEALYPKGMVSRLSGLPSYPFTKERYRLPKVVVGNRTHQEAAATSELTAEKHEHRAADLANSTEVTRVQAEEADGREAEIQNSGIHHDVIHAEDDDTPRNELVRKIAAAWEEVLGVKKVDIHKNFQDLGGDSIMATQIISRLKNSFPVDLNLDNLFSAPTVAGMAELIEEELIAVIDELPEEAILELLS